The genome window TGAGAGAGGGAAAATGTCTTAACGCGATATGTCAGCACAATTTCGACTCTGAGCCAATACACCCACCTGAACTCCTCTGACATTCTTGCCTACAAACGCGCCAACCTCGGTCCATTTATTACTTCGTCCCTTCACTTCTACATCCccaccctcatcatcctcatcatcttcaccgcCCACACTAACCCTGACTTCTCTGACTACACCACTGAAGAACTCCCACACTGCAATCTCCACCGCCTCGATCCTGATCTCATCACACAGTTCCACCACAACCCAATGTTCTTTTGCCTTGCACGGTGTCAACATGTATCGATCTCTCGATTTGTGCAGTAATGACGAAGCATGTTGTGTTTGCGGGGATGAGGAGTGTATCCGAGCTGAACAGTCGGGAGAAGCGTAGTTGTATCGATTGTGATGAGcaggcggaggcggagatgaagaaggctgctgaggttgttgttgctgagaAACGCTTTGACTGGTGGAACCGGAAGACGATAAAATAATCTTGCTCTTATTGGAAGCAGCGGGTGTTTGAGAGGAATGTGCACTCCTCTGAGAAGAAGCATCACCAGACTTGTTCTGTGAGCCTTCGGAAGAGTTTCTGTCGGTTATAGAACCAGTCTTTTCAGGGTGACTGGACGAGTCAGATGTTGATGCCGTCTCGGAAACATTGTCCAccctcgtctcttcctctgcttcatcttcatcctcttcctcttccatcttgattctcttccactcttcAAAGCTCACGAACGTGTCATCGGTCGGTTTAGCCGGTTCTGGCTCAACTTCCACGGTTGACGGAGAAGGTTCCGACTGTGATGTCGTCGCGACCGACTCAGTCGGCTCAGTGATATTCGTTATAAGCTCGTCAGGATGGACTGGACACTCCTCGTCATCCCGTAGCTCGGCCCATTGATCTCGAAGGGAGAATCCGACGTCCCATAGTGTCATGCCATTGCCGGGAATGGAGGAACTCGACGTGGacggggaaggtggaggttgggaTGAGGCATCGGTCGAGGTAGTCGAGGCTTGAGATTGGGCGCTGGCGGTGGTGTCTACAGCGCTTGcttgagagaggagaaggatgaagtgTACCAGATGGAGGGGTATACGAGCCCGCATCGTGTTTAGTACAACACTTGCACGAACCAAGAGGTGCAGAAGGAAATGTTAGATTCACCTTTTCAtatcggtgatgatgatgatgatgtcttcGGGCCATTCCCAGCCGGTCAACTACAGTATGAACCAACGAGTGAATTTGATTCCGCTGATAAACAATTCAACCTATCGTGAGTTAAGTTACAACAATagctctcttctcttctcttcctctttcaacaatAGAACCCATGCTCGTCAAGGTGCCCACTGCGTCACAGATCGCAACGCATAAGGGCGTATACTTGAGCACACAACGACCTTCAGTCCTGAAGACGTATCGCTCGCCCTCGAAATACCAGCTGCGGCTGTGATCGAAGTGAAGGGTCTCCACGCGGGTTGATGCGATGCtgtcgaaaggaggaaggcTTGGTTGGTGGGTCTTCTAGTAGATCGTCCCACCAGGAcgggcgatgatgaagatctaTCTCTCGAGCACAATACAACAAGCAGGGCGCTGCTTGTAAGTGGACCTGGAACGACGGACGATATGACAAGAATACGGGCTTGTGATTATGGGTGCATTATTGTATTGTGAGTATCCATTATAATATGCAAACGAGAACCCAATCTATATGCTACACGGTACAGTACCCtatcttcccattctcgaACTGACACTCAGTTATTCACCCACATGTTGAAATCTCTGAAATACGCATACTGATCTTTCGGCGATGCCCAATCGGGCGTATGTCCTCCaaagaaagtggagaagaacagTCCCATGAAACCTACATCACATCCGTCGGGATTGTGCATCACGGCGTGtggtcttggtggtgagGGGAGGTTGATAATCTTCACTTGGGGAGCTTTGATTATCATCGGGCCACCGTTGTTTGACAAGGCAGGACGAGGGACGTGCACAATGACAGGTTTGGGGCGGACTATGATGGGTTTGTAGATCACTGCTCGGGTCGGTCTGGCTGTTCTCGTCGCTGTGGCGGTTGCGGTCCGAACAGTGGTCTCTGTTCGAGTAGCGGTAGCAGTCGCAGTCGCAGTAGCGGTAGCGGTTTGCGTGACGAAGACAGTAGTCACTGGTGGAACCACAGTGACCGCTTGAGTATGTGTAACCATCACCGTTGTGGGCACCGTCACAAACGCGGTGGTTGGAATCGTGACTTGCGAAGTGACAGTTTGGATAGCCGTGATGGGTTCTGTGATGGGGATAGTTATCACCGCTGTCACTTCGGGTTCTGGTTCCTCTTCGGCTGGAGGCTCCTCCTCTGGCggctcctcgtcctcgtcctgaCGACGGAGCAAGCCATTTGGGGGCGAAGgggtggtggcggtggcgcCAGTATCAGTCGATGTGGCTGTGATCGCGTCGATAGAATGAGCGAGGGTGGAAGTGACGGTCATCGTAATGGTGTTCGTTGACGTCGAAGTCGCTGTGAATGTCGACATCGATTGCGTCGAgttgatcatcatctcctcctctgccctcaactccgcttcctcttcagcccTTTGCCAGTCTTCATCCACACTCAACGCTGACGCCGTATCATTCCCACCTATTCCACTGAGAGCATTGATCGtatccatcccttcaccaCGAACACATGTCCCCGAATTCTCTCTATACCTCACATCGCTCGCTGATAAGACTAATTGTCCATTCACCCAGATATTGAATCCACCATCGTTCTGACCTGGCGTGTTGAGCCACACGTCCTGACGAACGGTCGTCCAGTCTCCCAAAGCAAACTGCCATGCTCCTCGCCCAATCGAAAGACCGTAAGCCGCATCGCAAATTGATTTGGGTGGAGTTTGACACAAGGAAGGTGTTTGCTTGTCTTTCGGTGCGTACTGTTGCGATTGTCCAAGCACATATAGTCAGTTTCTTCCCTTGACACATTAGCATGACATACCAGGTAGAGCTCGCCTAGACCTCCAGCTCGCCACATCAATCTTGTGCTAAAACAGCTGCGGCAGGTAGATGAAATGTCAGTTAACGTTGTACTCGAGCCATGTAACATAGTGTGCGGTCGACTTACTCTTCCGCAGCATTACCACCCGAACAACCTTTATGTCCGCCATACAATCCTGGCAATTTTCCACCTTTCACAAAATCGAAATCTGCCGGGAAGAAAACGCTATATTCCAAACTAGCATTAGTCGCACGAGAGATATCCAACGGTCTAGCATAGAACTCGGTTCCTCCTTGGGGCGAGTTACCAGGATTGATAGATCCCTTTGGGTAAAACACTTGGAGGGAATTATGATTATTTTCCCATGGTTCGGAATGTATCGACGTAGAAGCGGAATTGATCGTCCCGTCGTTATTATAGGTTTCGCTTGAATTGGTGTTGGAATTGGAACGGGTCGGTGATCCTGATAAGACGGCTAAATTGGAGGCTCCTGCCGCATAAGCCGATACGGAGAAACTCTCCATATTCGAGAATGTAGGTGCAGCAGCCCACGAACTCGTCCCGGTTGGCGCGGTCTCATCCGTGGCAGTAGGGAAGGGAGTGGGTCCAAGTGTGACAGTGTCTGTTATACTGTCCGGAACGAGCAGAACGGATTGGACTTCGGAAGAATCGACAGGTGTGGCGGTAGGCATAGACGTAATAGCAGCTTGCCAATTGACCAACGATTCGATGGTGTCGGCCCCAAAAAAGGATGTAGGGGATTGATACGACGAAGTGGCTGTGAGACTAggtgaggagaagactgTTGTGGGCGAAGGAGTGATTGAAGCTGAAAAGGATGTCGACGTCGAAGCATTGTTCGCTGTAGTCTCTGATGGTAGGGGCGCAGCCGCGGCGAGAGGtagagaaagaaggaaagttGTCAACCAGCGACTTTTAGAGCAGTTAAGGGAAGACATCGTGATGGTTCTTGCTTTGACTTTTTGTGATTTGTTGGCTCAGGTTGTTTAGTTTTTGCAGCACCAATCAATCGCTCGGCAACTGATTTTGACTGTCTGATCCGACTTGCGGATATAACCAGGGTAGAACAAGgctgagaggagaggagagatggtgagtgagggtGAAAGAGGAATGTGGCATGGTGCTCGCTTCACTAATATGCATTTGGGGCAATACGATCGATTGGCGGTATGTCAGCAAGGTGAACACCGGCGAAAGAATGTTGGTTGGACTGGGACGTTAAAGGTGTTGTTTCGGACCCGAGTCGGAATGTGGAACTGAGACATGTAAACAAGTCGACAGCAGCATTCGCTCAGTCGTAATAGACCGTTCATGTTCTTCTGCATGATGACAAAACATGAAGTCAGACCAAAGCCACAAGCCACTCGGCCTTCAAACTGACTACGAACGGAACAAGACAGTAGTCGTCATTGAAGATGTGTACTAACATCTCGGCGTGTGTATTGTGCTCGGCAACATCGCCGACAAGTGAAGATACTGCATGCATTCCTGCATTCATTGTTGACCTGTACCAGCTCATGTCGGCGGTACGACACGCATATCAAACGTCACATAGTTCAAATTATCTGTCTCATGAAAACGGTCAGCCCCCTCTACTGTACCATTCAACTGCCGCgtgagaagaaagacgagataGATATGACGTATAAGAACTTTACTTACAGCCTACATAGTCGTGCAACCATGCCTCGGAAGGATTGTCTTGTCCCACATATCGACTGACAAGGTGTGGCTTGATATCAGGATGTATCGATAAGTTACCGGCGGCAAAGGACAACTCACAACATCACTATCGTCATTCGTAGCCCCGTTGTTTCAGCCGACAAATCATCCTTTCGTCACGCAACAGAGATGCTCACATTCACTTATTAGAGTACCATCGGGCTGAAGATATATGGCGCTCGTCAACATATCACAGCAACTCGTACTCGCGATGCGGCGGTcaaatcccactcaccaagtgAAAATCGTAGTACTGCCACAAGGGCTCATGAGCGTCAGTCCAGTCCAATCCACGCTTCGTCCACTCTGTCTATATAACTCACCTGTATATCGCTGCGAAGATGTCAATAAGCAATAGGCAGTAAGCTGTACCGTGTTGTCTAATGAGACGGGTCACTCACTCTATGGGATCGTCTGAAGAGGGTGAAAACAGGGATAAGGTTTCCTCACTCCTGTAAGCTTCGGGAAACCACCAAGCTTTGTTCACAACCGGCCCAGACAGGTCAGTTTTTGTGGGTACGAGAATCGATGGAACTGCTATCGGATGCTTACTATCTTTATACCAGTAACATTGAGAATGGAGACAAGAATGTAATAAATACGAACTGTGGGCAGAGTCAGCATCAACAAGGCAACTTGACGACACAAGTGAGTTCGGTTCACGCCACTCACTGATAGTAGATGTCCCAATGCTCATCCATATTTCCCGACGACTGAGGGTCGACCCTGTTACCAATTCCATGTATACTTGAGCATTCCCTCTCTTGAAAGAGAGTGCATAAGTGGACGGCCGTTTTACCACTTACCTAGGATCATCGGCTCCTCCATCCTGATCTTGAGAACGACCACTTTCTCGGTACATATCCTACACACAGTCAGCTGGCTTGGCCTTTCTTGGCAGCACACAGAAGTCGAATcaacacatacacacactTACAGGTAGAAGATGGGCAAGTAGTCCTGGATTTTGCTGCACACCCTGTGATCGTTGATCGTTACCTTGTGCAGATCTCCAGCTCCCCGCGTTGTTTCTGGTTTCTCGTCAGTTCTGAACGAATCTCGCCATACTCTACGTAAAGCTCACCCTTCCTGTCCCCACATTACAAGTCGTTACACACAGAAGTACAATATTCACAGTAATGGATATTCGTTCCAAAAGCTTTACTATTCTTGTTACTATGGCAATCttcacctctttcctctACCATCGTTATTTATTACATTCTACTCGTACAGGACACGTCTTTGCCCATTCCAGGTTCTTTCAACGTGTTGTGATCGCAAAACTCTCATGATCTTTACCAGTCATACCTCGTCTTCAAGCCATATCCGATTGTTATCGGACTCCAACACCAACGCCTCTCACACTCACTTTGCTAGTTGGCGTCGGAAGCAAAGCCAAAGAGTGAGCTGACAACCTCATGCATACCTTATGCATCAACAACTTCTCCAGCGCgtttcatcctcttcttctgaacTCGGCAAAAAGCGCCAGGGACCAAAGAACAGGGTAGAAGAGCAGAACAACAGGTGACTGGGTAGAACAGAGAACACCCTCAAACACATCTTTTGTTGGTGGCGGTCGGTCGGATCTGACAAACAAACACGATCGATCCCTTTGGCGGTGGCGTCGCCGACCCGACAACACAAAAGGTCAGTGCGTAGAAGAAATGCGGAATTGCCTACTTGGCTCTGACACTCTGCGGTGATGTGTATGCGGATATATGTTGATCCGATCATTGGATACGGCTGTGGAAGGTCGGGAGGGACGCCGAGTCGGTTCCGCTGTCATCGGATAAAAGAGGGACATGCCTCGAACAAGGGTGTGAGGTGTTTCGCTTCGTGTTGTTAAGAGGACTTGTCGGTCAGTAGTTCGTTCTGCAGAATGCATATCAGATAGGACTCATCGCCAAGTATCGTCCGTCCTCCTTGAGTATGAGTATGATCAATGCCTTGGTACGTCAGGATCATGCATGGTAAAGTAACTTTATGTTACGGTTGGCATACTGTACAAAAATAGATTGCCACTCTCAACCATCAAGTGccaatttgatcccgttcctTCGAGAGATGGGCACTGATTGCCACGACGCGAGCTAACGGCGTCCATAAACCACGACCACAACCACAAAAACCATATCTTGGCTCACTTTATTCCATTCGACCATAGATACTTGAAAAACCACTCCACCCGAGACTCCTGCCTCGTCGACATGTACGAACCCCATCTGGTCGATCATGCGAATCAACATCATAGTGGGGATGGGTCATCGTTGCTTGAAGAGCTGGATAGGATAGCACCCATACAGAGCTTTGATGCGTTTCCAAAGGTGTGTAATTGGCCTGCTATGAtagaggaaagggagaggtggtACTATACCTTGAGGATACTGTATATGAAGGAGAGGCTACTCGGATATCTATCAGTCGGATCAGGAGCTAGGGGAGGAGGTGCCGCAGCAGGACATGCTCGAGCTGTGAGCTGACATCGTTGTTTATAGGTCCAATCGACATACAAtgtcagatcaagaagaggaggagtcTTGACGTCCATCGTTGGGTTTATCATCTTCTTACTAGTTCTCGTAAGTGAACACTTTGATACATCAGATCCAGAAGACGAGACTGTTGAGGAACGTTCCTTTGGGATAAGCTGCTGACTCGTTGCGTCTGCTCACTTTTAGAACGACCTCGGAGAGTTCTTGTATGGAGCACCAGATTACGCTTTCCAAGTGGATCACGAGCTAGAAAAGGATCTTCAACTGAACGTAGATCTGACAGTTGCCATGCCttgtcattgtgagtgacccTCTGCCTGCTCACCGGGTACAGGTCATTGCCAAGCGCATTTTTTTGCCTTGTCAGACGTGTATATGGCTGATCCCTCTTCTTGCGTGTTCGTAGTCCTGTCAATCGATCTGAGAGATGCGGTGGGAGATAGATTACATCTGAGTAACAGTTTCATCAAGGATGGAGTGAGTGGTCGATAAGCTATAGGTCTGACAAGTGCCTTTGCTGATTGTCTGCCTTCAGACCCATTTCAACCTCGCCAAAGCGACTTCAATGAAGTGAGTCAAGGGATCCCCCCCTGTGCCCCAGAATTGAACCTTCCAGCAGCTGGCTGAAGTCTAAcaacatctttcatctctgtTCATAGGAACGTTCTACCAACGTCCCCTTCCGCCTCTGAAATCATCTCCGAAGCTCGCCGTCGTACACCTAATCAAAAACGTTCGTTCTCGGGCATCCGACGACTATTCGCTCGTAATCCCCATTCTCAGAAATCGCAACAACAGAAAATAGGAGCGGCTTATCGACCGACTTATGATAAAGTGGTAGATGGACCGGCTTGTAGGATATATGGGAGtgtggaagtgaagaaagTGACGGCGAATTTGCATGTGACGACTTTGGGACATGGGTATATGAGCTTTGAACAtacagatcatcatcgtaaGTGTGGTGTGGCCCCCTCATCAGCGATATTTCTGCTGCCATGCGCAGAACTTGCGAACAGATGTGCAGGTCGAGATGATTGACTGATCTTTCCGTTCTCTGATATAGTGATGAACCTCTCACATGTGGTTCACGAGTTTTCATTCGGCCCTTTCTTTCCAGCCATATCTCAACCTCTCGACAAGAGCTACGAGATTGCCCAACAGCGTGAGTATATCTCTATCCATGAGACCAAGAATCGCCCCTTCGAtctccattcttctctaTCACCCACCGAGCATGGCTGATGATCATTTTCCCTTCACATTTAGCATTCACAATATTCCAGTACTTTCTCCGAGTAGTCCCTACGACATATATCGATTCAGCTCGACGTCGACTCGTCACTTCACAATACGCCGTGACGGATTACACCCGTTCGTTCGAACATGGGAAGGGTGTGCCGGGGATATTCTTCAAATTCGATTTGGAAGCGATGGCACTTACCATCAgggagaggacgacgtcGTTGTATCAGTTCTTGATAAGGCTCGTGGGAgtgatcggtgagtgagcCATGGCGTAGCATTGTGGTGCAACCTGAAGCCCTCTTGCGCCTTCTTCTGCGTGGCATGCAGAGAACGAAGCTGATATCGGTGTTGGTTGACTTTTCGCAGGCGGAGTGTGGACAGTCGCTTCATTCGGATTAAGAGTATTCAACCGTGCTCAGAAAGAAGTCACAAAAGCTGTGGGATTAGAAAAACCATATATCCCCTCTGCtatatcttcttcttctccagctggCGAACCAACAGGTTATTTCGGTACAGATTCACCAGGGAtgaagagggcgaagagTTGGTTATCGGGATAGATGAAGAATTCAGGGTACAAACGAAATGCCTATCACGATGCATGTGCACATATTTGACTGTGCAAATCGATGCATTCGAAGGAAACGAATATAGAATACAAGTACAAAACGACTCTACCTATAAGAGATGAATCCCAAAGTCCTTCCTACCTCGAGGTTTATGCCTTTGCCTCGGTACCGGACGCTTCACCCTGTGTTGCAACGAATTGGGCTGCTCGCTCTGCCGCCTCTGCTCGTCGCTTCTTGAGCACATTCTCAATGAAGAACTCTCCAGCCTAAAACACGTCGAAACGGCCGTCAGTAAAACTCATAGTCTGCTAAAACACGatgctactcaccttgtaacTAGACCTGACGAGGGGTCCACTCGCGACGTATAAGAAACCCATACCCTCTGCCACCTCTTTCCACTTTGCGAACTCCTCAGGTTGGACATATCGGTCTACTTTCATATGTCGCTTGGTAGGTCGCATATATTGACCAAAGGtgacgacgtcgacgtcgGACTGTCTCAATCCTATTTACAAAAAGAGGAATCAGCTATGACCCTGTAACAAGATATGCTTTTTATGTTTTATGTTTTATAAAGAGCGCTTTCACTCACGCCTCAAAGTCTCATgaacctcctcttccatctctccaacacCCAACATGATACTAGTCTTTGTCAAAAGATCCTTCCCAGCCTCCGTTGCCGCTTTTTTGGCCTCTTCCAGAACTCGCAAACTCTGTTCGAAGCCAGCTCGTCTATCTCTCACGAAGGGCGTACATCGTTCGACTGTCTCTACGTTGTGTGCGAAAACGTCAAGGCCGGAAGTGGCGACTTGTTGGATCGTCGAGACTGGCTTGTTGGCGAAATCGGGAGTGAGAgcttcgacgaggatggaaggcGCTTTCTGCTTGATTTTGGATATTGTTGATGCGATATGGGCAGCACCTCCGTCAACGAGATCTGGCAACGGATTAGGCAAAAGTTCAGCTCGGGACATACAAAAAGGGGCAGCTAGCTATAAGGGAACCAGAcgagcactcaccatcacgaTCCACACTGGTCAAAACGATATAACCCAAACCCCAACGACTGATAGCCTCTGCCGTGTTCTCCGGCTCGTGAATGTCCAATGGCGAAGGTGCTTTCGAAGTTTTGACAGAACAAAATCGACACCCTCTCGTACACGTATCTCCCATAAGCTAATGTCCAAGAAAAAAACCAATCAGCGGACTCCTCTAGTGAAAAGAAAAGTAACACGCGCTCGTGCTTGTGCTCGGCTCGTACTTACCATGATAGTTGCTGTAGCAGcacctttcccacctccccAACAATCACCGATATTCGGACATTTCGCCTCTTCGCAAACTGTATGCAGACCTAATCCTCGGAGATCTTTCTTGATAGCGCTGTATGAGGCACCTGTCGGTATAGGATGTTTGAGGAAAGAAGGCAATCGCGGTCTACGCGAAAAGGTTGTATCAGTCATAGTTTCTGTTACCACTCATGAAGATAGGATTTAGCTCACTGTTTAGTGTTTCCTAGGACTACTCTCTCGGTAGGAGATGGGACATCGCCCGAAACGAAATCATCAAATGTCAATCCATCGTCCAATTTCTCAAATCGTCGTTTGGGCGGTGTGACCGTCGAAGGCGAGGCGGTGGCGAACTGCCTTATGACAGGAAGCGCGAGTCGTGATCGAGTAGAAGAACTAGCGTGGGAGATTGAGGCGAGCATGGTGGCGAGACTAGTGAAGGTGTGATGAGACTGTGCGGATAgtgagatgagggagaagaacagggagagatggatgatatgGGGATGAGtaagaagatgatgatcgggaagggtggtggtgggtgatATTGACTTTTGCTGATTGGAAAAACACAATCGTTACTTGGAAATCAGATCCCAGAGCCGCAAGATCCGCTCCGCCCGCTTAATCCTATCCTCGGAGGTTATTTATCCAATCCACCCATTTATACCCCACCTTCGTGCAACCGCGCACCTCTCGCCGCTCGACAGCGACATTGAGGTCGACGCAAGAAATCTGGTACAAAGGTAGATCATAACAGTTCAATCACAAAAGCAAGTACAGCTTCCCATACCGCACTATGCCACGCTCGCCATCGCCTCGTCGTGaccgagaacgagatcgagacCGATCACGCTCTCGTTCCCCgcctcgacatcatcgtaCGAAACAACCTCGTGAATTATCATTCTACAAGAAATCCTCTGGACCCTCTTCTGGTGTCGGATCATTCTCTTCACGTCGAGATCCGCTTGAGGAAGATCAGTCTACTTCGAAAGAAAGAgctgagaggagggagaggggtgaagtCCCTGCTAGATTTGGAGGAACGAGAGAACAAGGTGTTAGGAATACGATGGGGACTGTCGGTGGTCAAGCGGGCAGTGTGGGCAGTCTGAAGCGGACAGGAGATCCGTTAGATAGGATGGGAGTGAGGGGTGATCCATCCAGAGATAGGGATGAGTCTAGAAGAGAAGGATACGGTGGTAGTGGCGGaagagatagggagagggatgatcgaAGAGACGATAGAAGAGATAGGGAGAGAGATCATCGAAGAGATAGAGAAAGGGAACAGCCAAGACGAGAAAAAGAGCCTCAGCCGCCCACCGGTCCAGCAGAGAGAAGACCGCCAGCTGCTCCGCCTACAGCAGCACCTTCAGTGTGAGTCCAGCACCATGTTGATTTGGTCTGCCATGTCGTTTCCCTAGGATGCTTCGTCGCGTATAACATATTGTTGCCATACCGCAGAGCTGACTTCCATTCTTGTGACCTTAGCGGCTCAATGCGGCTCATCGAAGTTATCGCAAACGACCGAATGGGCCgtaaaggtgagtcgagtcgtcaacatcgctCAATGTCTTGCGTTTCCTCCTTACTGATTTCTGGCAATTCTCTTTCCCCAGTCCGGATCAAGTGTCTTCCTACCGACACAGTTGGAGACCTAAAACGACTCATTGCCGCTCAGACCGGTACTTCAGCACAAAAGATCCAACTTAAGAAATGGTTTGTTAGCTCAATAACTCTCTTCGGCGCCTCAACGTGCGCTACGTTTATCAAGATCTAAGCTGATAGCAATCAACAGGTACACAAATTTCAAAGATCATATCGCTCTGCAAGATTACGAAATCAACGATGGGATGGTGAGCCCACTTTCTTTGCAGCTATATGAGTGGTCAAGTACTGATTCAATCATTGTCTTTCGCAGAGTTTGGAGATGTACTAAGCTCCGTCCGGGACACTTGTAGCTACATGCATAATATATCATAATACGATCTATCCGATCCGACCTTTGCTCACAATttactcttcttcttttcgaGTCATTTGATATCGGGTTTTCCGAAAACCTCTGTATAAACGTCTCCGACCATGTCTACAAGATCTCCAGTGACCatacttcttcccttcttctcgaaacCTCGTTTAGAGGCAGTTCTGTTGAATGTGGATGCACCGTACGCGGCGAGGAGAGGGATATTCTCGGCAATAGCTTTGTCTGTAGGAGGAGGGTGACCGACATGTCTAAGTGATCATCAAAAAAACCCCGACATTAGCTTGGCATTCAGAGGAGGTCACACACGCAGCCCAGACTCACGCATAACTCCCTCGGACCCATTCACTTCCCCAAGCCATCAACACTCCCGTGCTTCCACTCAAGATATCACCTTGACCTCCTACTCTCTTCAATCCACCTTctacctctccttccagtatatccttgcccttcccaGCCGCGGCCTGACCGCCTGCAAGTAGAGCAGGAGGAATCTCGAGTCCGTTCGAGATGATATCAGATTCACCCTTTTGAACGATGGTGGCGTTTCCTAAGGCGACGGCGAGTTTGGGACAGAGCGTTTCGGGGTCGGCTTTGGGGTCGATTTTCTAGCAACACGACTTGGGCATCAGCACCATTACAAAGCGATACGAGGCTAGCTAGCCACTCACCATGGTCTCGCATAGTCGCTTGAATTCCATGACATTGGGAGTTAGGATCACTCGGGGCACACCCGGCCAGTCCATGACGACTTGAGGCTCGTTCTGAGTACAGGAGAACCGTCAGCATTGTCTTCGGCTCCACAACCAGTACAGCAGAAGGCCGTAAGTGCTGCAATcccgatcactcacctgaacgaGCCACAAACCATCCGCATCAACGACGACACCTAGCTGTTCTATATCTTTAGCAAGCTCAAAGGCTACTTTGGCACATTTCTGCATGTGTTCCGATCGACCGAGTCCGGGTCCGATGATCAGAACGTGCTACAAGCGCAAATAGAACCAGGTCAGCATTGCTTTCGAGACCATTTTCTCTTGCCTCTTGCGTCATTGTCGCTAGAGAACGTCGAAGATGAAAAAAGGTTAGACGTACGAGTCTGGCCAAGATAGATTTCAGATCCGTCTTGATATCATCTATAGATCTACTCTCGTCCAAGACTCCATGGACAATGAGGTCGGGCGAGCTACAAACGTGATGACCCTCCATCAGTCTTCTTGCTCTATCAGTTCACCGACGAACGGACTCACTATGTCTTGATGACAGCTCCGGCTGCAGGTTCACAGATCACATGAGCAAGATCGGCACCAAATCGCA of Kwoniella shandongensis chromosome 3, complete sequence contains these proteins:
- a CDS encoding lipoyl synthase, mitochondrial, with amino-acid sequence MLASISHASSSTRSRLALPVIRQFATASPSTVTPPKRRFEKLDDGLTFDDFVSGDVPSPTERVVLGNTKQPRLPSFLKHPIPTGASYSAIKKDLRGLGLHTVCEEAKCPNIGDCWGGGKGAATATIMLMGDTCTRGCRFCSVKTSKAPSPLDIHEPENTAEAISRWGLGYIVLTSVDRDDLVDGGAAHIASTISKIKQKAPSILVEALTPDFANKPVSTIQQVATSGLDVFAHNVETVERCTPFVRDRRAGFEQSLRVLEEAKKAATEAGKDLLTKTSIMLGVGEMEEEVHETLRRLRQSDVDVVTFGQYMRPTKRHMKVDRYVQPEEFAKWKEVAEGMGFLYVASGPLVRSSYKAGEFFIENVLKKRRAEAAERAAQFVATQGEASGTEAKA
- a CDS encoding ATP-dependent (S)-NAD(P)H-hydrate dehydratase, with the translated sequence MASKQHAHLLSLIKTMIPPLSGKLHKGQAGRIGVLGGSGDYSGAPYFSAMGAMRFGADLAHVICEPAAGAVIKTYSPDLIVHGVLDESRSIDDIKTDLKSILARLHVLIIGPGLGRSEHMQKCAKVAFELAKDIEQLGVVVDADGLWLVQNEPQVVMDWPGVPRVILTPNVMEFKRLCETMKIDPKADPETLCPKLAVALGNATIVQKGESDIISNGLEIPPALLAGGQAAAGKGKDILEGEVEGGLKRVGGQGDILSGSTGVLMAWGSEWVRGSYAHVGHPPPTDKAIAENIPLLAAYGASTFNRTASKRGFEKKGRSMVTGDLVDMVGDVYTEVFGKPDIK